A DNA window from Alicyclobacillus vulcanalis contains the following coding sequences:
- a CDS encoding DUF2797 domain-containing protein, translating into MLWTGDLRELEPGLDTPVSYRLRYATAEGPCSVPVSIGDTLFFRPTGERRCIACGRRVKKLYQNGYCFPCVQTLAECDLCIVKPHECHFHLGTCRDDDFARVHCMVPHYVYIAWSSGFKVGITRKGRELRRWMDQGASEAAVIAEVPDRKTAGEIEVHIARGMADKTNWRKMLADESGPDRPLLEVVQEVQAAMDDAYRGYLVSDVKVQRFTYPRQAEFALRLTALGLGSDEPIGGVVRAIKGQYLVFDSGVLNVKRWAGHEVVADHVSASCSPAARAN; encoded by the coding sequence ATGTTGTGGACGGGAGATCTGCGTGAGCTCGAGCCAGGCCTCGATACGCCCGTCTCCTACAGGCTGCGGTACGCGACCGCCGAAGGGCCGTGTTCCGTGCCGGTCTCGATCGGCGATACGCTGTTCTTCAGGCCGACCGGAGAGCGGCGTTGTATCGCCTGTGGGAGGCGCGTAAAGAAGCTGTACCAGAACGGTTACTGCTTTCCCTGCGTGCAGACGCTCGCGGAGTGCGATCTCTGCATCGTCAAGCCGCATGAATGTCACTTTCACTTGGGCACGTGCCGGGACGACGACTTCGCGCGCGTCCATTGTATGGTGCCGCACTATGTGTACATCGCCTGGAGCAGCGGATTCAAGGTCGGCATCACGCGCAAGGGGCGTGAATTGAGGCGCTGGATGGACCAAGGTGCATCAGAAGCCGCCGTGATCGCGGAGGTCCCGGACCGCAAGACCGCCGGCGAGATCGAAGTCCACATCGCCCGCGGTATGGCGGATAAGACCAATTGGCGAAAGATGCTTGCCGATGAATCCGGGCCGGATCGTCCGCTGCTCGAGGTCGTGCAAGAGGTGCAGGCAGCGATGGATGATGCGTACCGCGGGTATCTGGTGTCTGACGTCAAGGTCCAACGGTTTACCTATCCGCGGCAGGCGGAGTTTGCGCTGCGGCTCACGGCGCTCGGCCTTGGATCGGACGAGCCTATCGGCGGCGTGGTGCGGGCCATCAAGGGACAATACCTTGTCTTTGACAGCGGGGTGCTCAATGTCAAGCGATGGGCGGGGCACGAGGTCGTCGCCGATCACGTCAGCGCCTCATGTTCCCCGGCTGCCCGGGCAAACTAG